The Candidatus Eisenbacteria bacterium genome includes a region encoding these proteins:
- the selD gene encoding selenide, water dikinase SelD, which translates to MLAKTQRAARSHPSVLIGMNAADDAGVYKISDDLALVQTVDYFTPVVDDPRDYGAIAAANSLSDIYAMGGEPLTALNIVGFPTDLLSLDILAEILSGSQDVLDEAGVALLGGHTVRNPEPFFGLAVTGRIHPQRILTKAGARAGDRLILTKPIGTGLLATGLRNGKLGEESLALMTRSMRRLNREGLTVALPFDPHAATDITGFGLLGHLHEMAQQSGLRAVVEASSVRILPGTREMAEDRQIAGGLRANQLYLKSFLQSEMDKDDWPMLAFFDPQTSGGLLFSVSESSAPSLLKILLQEGIEASQIGRMEEGRAGEIVVV; encoded by the coding sequence GTGCTGGCAAAGACACAGAGGGCGGCCCGGTCCCATCCGTCGGTCTTAATAGGAATGAACGCCGCCGACGATGCGGGTGTCTACAAAATCAGCGATGATCTGGCTCTTGTACAAACGGTCGATTATTTCACCCCGGTTGTGGATGACCCCCGTGACTACGGCGCCATCGCCGCCGCCAACTCATTGAGCGACATCTACGCCATGGGCGGCGAGCCCTTGACCGCCTTGAACATTGTCGGTTTTCCGACGGATCTATTGTCTCTCGATATCCTGGCCGAAATCCTGTCGGGGTCGCAGGACGTTCTCGATGAAGCCGGCGTCGCCCTTCTCGGCGGCCATACGGTGCGCAATCCGGAACCTTTCTTCGGCCTCGCCGTCACGGGCCGGATCCATCCACAGCGTATTTTAACAAAGGCGGGAGCAAGAGCCGGTGACCGGCTTATTCTGACAAAGCCGATCGGTACAGGCCTGCTCGCGACGGGGCTGCGCAACGGCAAACTCGGGGAAGAATCGCTGGCCCTGATGACCCGCTCCATGCGCCGGTTGAACAGGGAAGGGCTGACGGTCGCGCTCCCCTTCGATCCCCACGCGGCGACCGATATCACCGGATTCGGACTGCTCGGCCATCTTCATGAAATGGCCCAGCAAAGCGGCCTTCGCGCCGTGGTCGAGGCCTCTTCGGTCCGTATCCTTCCCGGCACGCGGGAGATGGCTGAAGACCGGCAAATCGCCGGTGGACTGCGGGCGAACCAGCTTTATCTAAAATCCTTCCTACAATCCGAGATGGACAAGGATGATTGGCCCATGCTGGCCTTTTTCGACCCCCAAACATCGGGTGGCCTTCTCTTTTCTGTTTCTGAATCCTCCGCCCCCTCCCTTCTGAAGATCCTGCTGCAAGAAGGTATCGAGGCTTCACAGATCGGCCGGATGGAAGAGGGTCGCGCGGGCGAAATTGTTGTTGTCTAA
- the dnaE gene encoding DNA polymerase III subunit alpha, whose amino-acid sequence MWGTQSPEQLINRAALERIPGLALTDRDNLYLAVPALKAAAERNVKLLLGAEITRREETSSERKSVVVYALNLDGYGRLCRLITERQTGPDFQIIPSLLRAGLSEVGAGLFVATEDASLLERLAVECPEDRLGALLVRSPGRSRCQESALREAAKRGDLPLLGSVQITVAEPRDLHLHRLLCAIRKKEMVSNITADDQAGAGTVWPSPEEMTELWQDDPGALAGSRDLLERSELTIRDLTSRGPIFPTPPGSSREKSYDQLYRICQVGLNRRYPQITPRVVRRLHRELEIIRELGFIDYFLVVGRIVAEAQRRGIPNVGRGSGAGSIVSYVLGITNVDPIRYRLYFERFLHKLRRDLPDLDIDFCWRRRDEVIRWVYETYGAERVAMISTHNTFHPRSAFREAAKALGVPHGVVNRLCRSIPRCFFSSDDEPSAAPPPAPQSAAPPRSLIEMVRAGPLGHRVPLDDPPFPEIFALAERLLGMPRHLGLHPGGIVISDHVPLAHYVPLQPAAKGIIVTQFEMRAIEEVGLVKIDLLGNRALSTIAETEEILLGGGQKLNWDAIPHDDPNTGRILSMGQSLGCFQLESPGMRQLLVMTNAKNLEGALHALALIRPGPSGSGMKEAFIRRVRGEEPVSVRHPRLESLLLSTHGVMLYEEDVMSVAACIGGFSLALGDLLRRAIAVARAGEKGDEPAGEDPWTGRTLKGLEDGFLQRAVNQGIPVQIAREVWKDLTRFAAYAFCRAHAAGYAVLAYRSAYLKAHFPGPFTAALFNNHQGMYPLRSHVEEARRCGLLIRPPCIHRSEEGWKWETDALRCGLNRIHRLTETMRGRILEERRKEPFRSLGDLWSRVPATFPEIEALVRIGALETVPPGDRRSHLWELYRLARRTRSSHAAAATAAPTLSLPPPKSVAVMTEMAPPSLWERLCDEMEILDMALSGHPIEVLRRMGALADALAKALSAARGNGRGAFRGGRPGRLDDSRDIPKGGRCTMAGWIAAMRRVQTSHGDPMLFVTLDDEFGLVESVVWPGLYHEAVRALGAGRLWLVSGIVKERYGAYTLEMDAIHPMHELSKALHRTDPMKAN is encoded by the coding sequence ATGTGGGGAACGCAATCACCCGAGCAGCTGATAAACCGGGCGGCACTGGAAAGGATCCCCGGATTGGCGTTGACGGATCGGGACAATCTCTATCTCGCCGTTCCGGCCTTGAAGGCGGCGGCGGAGAGAAATGTTAAACTTCTGCTGGGAGCGGAGATCACAAGGCGGGAGGAAACGTCATCGGAGAGAAAGAGCGTGGTTGTCTATGCGCTCAATCTCGACGGATACGGGCGGTTGTGCCGCTTGATCACAGAGCGGCAAACAGGACCCGACTTTCAGATAATCCCATCGCTTCTGCGAGCCGGCCTTTCAGAAGTGGGCGCGGGTTTGTTTGTGGCGACCGAGGACGCCTCACTCCTCGAACGGCTGGCGGTTGAGTGCCCGGAGGATCGCTTGGGGGCGTTACTGGTCCGGAGCCCCGGCCGTTCGAGATGTCAGGAGTCCGCGTTGCGGGAAGCCGCCAAGCGCGGCGATCTTCCCCTTCTCGGGAGCGTGCAGATTACGGTGGCGGAACCGAGAGATCTTCACCTGCACAGACTGCTATGCGCCATACGCAAAAAGGAGATGGTCTCAAATATCACGGCGGATGATCAAGCCGGAGCCGGAACCGTCTGGCCCTCGCCGGAGGAGATGACCGAACTTTGGCAGGATGATCCGGGCGCCCTAGCCGGCAGCCGTGACCTGTTGGAGCGAAGCGAACTCACGATCCGCGATTTGACCTCCCGCGGGCCGATCTTTCCCACCCCACCGGGATCAAGCCGGGAGAAATCGTATGATCAACTCTATAGGATCTGCCAGGTGGGGCTGAACCGGCGTTACCCGCAGATAACGCCGCGGGTGGTCCGGCGTCTTCATAGAGAATTGGAGATTATCCGCGAGCTCGGCTTCATCGATTATTTCCTGGTTGTGGGGCGGATTGTGGCCGAGGCGCAACGGCGGGGGATACCAAATGTCGGCAGAGGGAGCGGGGCCGGTTCTATCGTCTCCTATGTCCTTGGGATAACCAATGTCGATCCTATACGTTATCGGCTTTACTTCGAGCGTTTTCTTCACAAACTGCGCCGTGATCTTCCCGATCTCGATATCGATTTCTGCTGGCGGCGGCGCGATGAAGTGATCCGTTGGGTCTATGAGACCTATGGGGCCGAGAGGGTCGCCATGATCTCGACCCACAACACCTTTCATCCTCGCAGCGCCTTTCGCGAGGCTGCCAAGGCCCTGGGCGTTCCCCACGGTGTTGTCAATCGCTTGTGCCGTTCCATTCCAAGGTGTTTCTTTTCCTCTGACGACGAGCCATCCGCCGCGCCGCCGCCTGCGCCGCAGAGCGCCGCGCCCCCCCGTTCGCTCATTGAAATGGTGCGGGCCGGTCCCCTGGGGCATCGAGTGCCCCTTGACGATCCCCCTTTCCCCGAAATATTTGCTCTCGCGGAACGGCTCCTCGGGATGCCGCGCCATCTCGGCCTCCACCCGGGCGGCATCGTGATCTCCGATCATGTCCCATTGGCCCACTATGTTCCCCTGCAACCGGCGGCCAAGGGGATCATCGTCACGCAATTCGAGATGCGCGCCATCGAGGAAGTCGGATTGGTGAAGATCGATCTTCTGGGAAATAGGGCCCTATCGACCATCGCGGAGACAGAAGAGATCCTCCTCGGCGGGGGTCAAAAATTGAATTGGGATGCGATACCGCACGACGATCCCAACACAGGACGGATCCTCTCAATGGGACAATCGCTCGGATGTTTTCAGCTCGAGTCTCCGGGGATGCGGCAACTTCTCGTCATGACAAACGCCAAGAATCTCGAAGGGGCCCTGCATGCCCTGGCCCTCATCCGGCCCGGTCCATCGGGATCCGGTATGAAAGAGGCCTTTATCCGCCGGGTGCGCGGGGAAGAACCAGTGTCGGTGCGGCATCCCCGGTTGGAATCTCTGCTCCTGTCGACACACGGCGTCATGCTCTATGAAGAGGATGTCATGTCGGTGGCCGCCTGCATCGGAGGTTTCTCACTGGCTTTGGGCGATCTTCTGCGCCGGGCGATCGCCGTCGCAAGGGCCGGGGAGAAGGGTGACGAGCCGGCGGGAGAGGACCCATGGACCGGCCGGACCCTTAAGGGTCTCGAAGACGGATTTCTGCAGCGCGCCGTGAATCAGGGCATCCCGGTTCAGATCGCCCGGGAGGTCTGGAAGGATCTGACACGCTTTGCGGCCTACGCCTTTTGTAGGGCGCATGCTGCGGGATACGCCGTCTTGGCCTATCGCAGCGCCTATTTAAAAGCCCACTTCCCCGGACCTTTTACAGCGGCTCTCTTTAACAATCACCAGGGGATGTATCCCCTTCGATCCCATGTCGAGGAGGCGCGGCGTTGTGGCCTCCTCATCCGGCCTCCCTGTATCCATCGCAGTGAAGAAGGGTGGAAATGGGAAACCGACGCCCTCCGCTGCGGATTGAATCGAATTCATAGGCTGACAGAGACGATGCGGGGAAGAATTCTGGAGGAACGGCGGAAGGAACCTTTTCGCTCGCTGGGGGATCTTTGGAGCCGGGTTCCGGCGACATTTCCCGAGATAGAGGCCCTTGTCCGCATTGGGGCGTTGGAAACGGTGCCCCCGGGCGACAGGCGATCGCATCTTTGGGAGCTTTATCGTCTTGCCCGGCGAACCCGCTCTTCTCACGCCGCCGCGGCCACGGCGGCTCCCACACTTTCCCTGCCCCCCCCCAAATCAGTGGCCGTCATGACAGAGATGGCGCCCCCCTCGCTGTGGGAAAGGTTATGCGACGAGATGGAGATTCTCGATATGGCGCTATCGGGCCATCCCATAGAAGTCCTTCGCCGGATGGGTGCTTTGGCGGACGCTTTGGCAAAGGCTTTGAGCGCCGCCCGGGGGAATGGAAGGGGGGCTTTCCGAGGCGGCCGGCCGGGGCGGCTGGATGACAGCCGCGATATCCCCAAGGGGGGGCGTTGCACGATGGCCGGGTGGATCGCCGCCATGCGGCGGGTTCAAACATCGCACGGCGACCCGATGCTCTTTGTCACGCTTGATGACGAATTCGGGCTTGTTGAATCTGTTGTTTGGCCCGGGCTCTACCACGAGGCGGTGCGGGCCTTGGGCGCCGGACGTCTCTGGCTGGTCTCCGGTATTGTTAAGGAACGTTACGGTGCTTACACATTAGAGATGGATGCGATTCACCCCATGCATGAGCTTTCAAAGGCGCTCCACAGAACGGACCCAATGAAAGCAAACTAA